From Chryseobacterium sp. H1D6B, a single genomic window includes:
- a CDS encoding M1 family aminopeptidase yields MEFQFNGTCMEHQTMSSMSGWGRPVIAHELAHQWFGDKVTCGAWNDIWLNEGFATFGEHVANEKLLMNNTQFLTYLSGQKDFITSSPGGSVYVADSNLNSIGAIFSGRLSYSKGGYVLRMLKWILGDAAFYQAIQDYHSRPNLAYNYARTSDLNASLLLSTGKDFTGFFNDWIYGEGYPTYDIRWRQSPDQNLTFKVSQTQSSPTVSFYEMPLPVKVNGTGGQVAYLTLDNTSNNQYFLKSVSFPVASVQFNYEYQILEKNSTVTKDNTLSTASFDLDTFGLYPNPAKNELYLKGVDKPSEYTIYFIDGKLVTKDVYQPGKTINISKLIPGTYIFKINDKNIKFLKH; encoded by the coding sequence ATGGAGTTCCAATTTAACGGAACCTGCATGGAACACCAGACGATGTCTTCTATGAGCGGCTGGGGAAGACCTGTGATAGCCCATGAACTTGCCCACCAATGGTTTGGGGATAAAGTAACCTGCGGTGCATGGAATGATATCTGGCTGAATGAAGGTTTTGCTACTTTCGGGGAGCATGTGGCCAACGAAAAACTCTTGATGAACAATACACAGTTTTTAACTTATCTGTCGGGGCAGAAAGATTTTATTACCAGTTCACCCGGAGGAAGTGTATATGTTGCAGATTCCAATTTGAACAGTATTGGAGCTATTTTCAGCGGAAGACTTTCTTATTCAAAAGGGGGATATGTTTTAAGAATGCTTAAATGGATATTAGGAGATGCCGCATTTTATCAGGCTATTCAAGACTATCACTCAAGACCGAATCTGGCTTATAATTATGCCAGAACTTCAGATCTGAATGCTTCTTTACTGCTGTCTACAGGGAAAGATTTTACCGGCTTTTTTAATGATTGGATCTATGGCGAGGGATATCCTACCTATGATATAAGATGGAGACAGTCTCCTGATCAAAATTTGACATTTAAAGTTTCTCAGACCCAAAGCAGTCCTACAGTAAGTTTTTATGAAATGCCGCTTCCGGTGAAAGTAAATGGAACAGGAGGACAGGTAGCCTATTTAACATTAGACAACACTTCAAATAATCAGTATTTTCTGAAGTCGGTTTCATTTCCTGTAGCAAGTGTACAGTTTAACTATGAATACCAGATCTTAGAAAAAAACTCAACAGTTACGAAGGATAATACATTAAGCACTGCGTCTTTTGATCTTGACACATTTGGATTATATCCCAATCCTGCAAAAAATGAACTTTATCTGAAAGGAGTAGATAAGCCGAGTGAATACACGATTTATTTTATTGATGGAAAATTAGTCACAAAAGATGTTTACCAGCCCGGCAAGACAATTAATATCTCAAAATTAATTCCCGGAACTTATATTTTTAAGATCAATGATAAGAATATTAAATTTTTAAAACATTAA
- a CDS encoding cupin-like domain-containing protein codes for MKLSAVQKVKEITSRDFLINYMKPCRPLILENFVDKESPAFKKWNYEYFKKTAGKTKVSIYGGELESIDRAASKPIGETTFSEYLDLITSTPTEHRLFLFNLLSIKPEMKDDILYNDVTKGKILKWLPFMFFGGEGSITRNHIDIDMSHVFITQFQGIKRIWLFPWEQSDLMYKLPYNFHSLTNIKNPDYKEYPALRYLNGYEAVIKPGETLYIPSGWWHYIQYETEGYSVSIRALPSSWLEKWRGFKNLVVTRHFDNIMRNIFGDKWFNYKVKKAHRKAQRAIAKIKV; via the coding sequence ATGAAACTATCAGCCGTACAAAAAGTTAAAGAAATAACATCACGAGATTTCCTTATTAATTATATGAAACCCTGCAGACCCCTTATTCTGGAAAACTTTGTAGACAAGGAAAGTCCGGCTTTCAAAAAATGGAATTATGAGTATTTTAAAAAGACGGCAGGAAAAACGAAAGTCAGCATATACGGCGGAGAGCTAGAATCCATAGACCGAGCAGCGAGTAAACCCATCGGAGAAACTACTTTTTCAGAATATCTTGACCTGATCACTTCCACACCTACTGAACACAGGCTTTTCTTATTCAATTTATTAAGTATAAAACCTGAAATGAAAGATGATATTCTTTACAATGACGTCACGAAAGGAAAAATTTTAAAATGGCTTCCTTTCATGTTTTTCGGCGGCGAGGGTTCTATTACAAGGAATCATATCGATATTGATATGTCCCATGTTTTTATCACCCAGTTTCAGGGAATCAAGAGAATCTGGCTTTTTCCTTGGGAGCAGTCGGATCTGATGTACAAACTGCCTTATAACTTCCACAGCTTAACCAATATTAAAAATCCCGATTATAAAGAATATCCAGCCTTAAGGTATTTAAACGGTTATGAAGCTGTAATAAAACCCGGCGAAACACTTTATATTCCTTCCGGATGGTGGCATTATATCCAGTATGAAACAGAAGGATATTCTGTTTCCATAAGAGCACTTCCTTCGAGCTGGCTTGAAAAATGGCGGGGGTTTAAAAATTTAGTTGTGACCAGACATTTTGATAATATCATGAGAAACATTTTTGGGGACAAATGGTTCAACTATAAAGTAAAAAAAGCACACCGCAAAGCCCAAAGAGCAATTGCAAAAATCAAAGTATAA
- the kbl gene encoding glycine C-acetyltransferase, with protein sequence MISEKYLENLQNELKNIENDGLFKKERIITSQQSAEIEANGKKLLNFCANNYLGLSNNPEVMKASQDMIESHGYGMSSVRFICGTQDIHKQLEEKIAQFLGLEDTILYAACFDANGGVFEPLFTEEDAIISDELNHASIIDGVRLCKAARYRYKNNNMEDLEAQLIAASEKNHRFKIIVTDGVFSMDGIVADLKGVCDLADKYNALVMVDDSHATGFIGKTGRGTHEANEVMGRVDIITSTLGKALGGALGGFTSGKKEIIDMLRQRSRPYLFSNSLAPGIVGAALKVLDMISDDTSLRDQVMENAAYFRTQMVAKGFDIPEGDAAIVPVMLYDAPLAQKMAEKLMDEGIYVIGFFYPVVPKGKARIRVQLSAAHTRAHLDKAIAGFEKVGKELGVIS encoded by the coding sequence ATGATCTCTGAAAAATATCTTGAAAATTTACAGAACGAACTAAAAAATATCGAGAACGACGGGCTTTTTAAAAAAGAAAGAATCATCACTTCTCAGCAGAGTGCAGAAATTGAAGCTAACGGGAAAAAGCTGTTGAACTTCTGTGCGAATAACTATTTGGGATTATCTAATAATCCGGAAGTCATGAAAGCTTCACAAGATATGATCGAATCTCATGGATACGGAATGTCTTCAGTTCGTTTTATCTGTGGAACTCAGGATATTCATAAGCAGTTAGAAGAAAAAATTGCTCAGTTCTTAGGATTGGAAGACACCATTCTTTATGCAGCTTGTTTTGATGCCAACGGGGGAGTTTTCGAACCATTATTTACTGAAGAAGATGCGATCATTTCAGATGAATTAAACCATGCTTCGATTATTGACGGTGTACGCCTTTGTAAAGCGGCAAGATACCGTTATAAAAATAATAATATGGAGGATCTGGAAGCTCAGTTAATTGCTGCTTCTGAAAAGAACCACCGTTTTAAAATCATTGTAACAGACGGAGTTTTCTCAATGGACGGAATTGTAGCTGACTTAAAAGGGGTCTGCGATCTTGCGGATAAATATAATGCCTTAGTAATGGTTGATGATTCCCATGCAACAGGATTCATCGGTAAAACCGGCCGCGGAACTCATGAAGCCAATGAAGTAATGGGAAGAGTAGATATTATCACTTCTACCTTAGGAAAGGCTTTAGGAGGTGCTTTAGGCGGATTTACTTCCGGTAAAAAAGAAATTATTGATATGCTGAGACAGCGTTCACGTCCTTATTTATTTTCAAATTCATTAGCGCCTGGAATTGTGGGTGCTGCTTTGAAAGTGCTGGACATGATCTCTGATGATACTTCTCTTCGTGATCAGGTAATGGAAAATGCGGCATATTTCAGAACGCAGATGGTGGCTAAAGGATTTGATATTCCCGAAGGCGATGCAGCAATTGTTCCGGTAATGCTTTATGATGCACCGCTGGCTCAGAAAATGGCTGAAAAGCTGATGGATGAAGGAATTTATGTAATTGGGTTCTTCTATCCGGTAGTACCGAAAGGAAAAGCAAGAATCAGAGTACAGTTGTCTGCTGCCCATACAAGAGCGCATTTGGACAAAGCAATTGCCGGCTTTGAAAAAGTGGGTAAAGAATTAGGAGTTATTTCTTAA
- a CDS encoding CopD family protein: MLYTIIKALHIIFMVSYFAGIFYLVRIFVYYKDTDEFAEEKKKILREQYTFMARRLWNIITVPAGVIMAVCGIIMIFLNTGLMKMPWFHLKLTFLAGLAFYHYWCWKKVLKLRELNGNTLETANIKLRQANEIATFILFLVVFTVILKSMVIEYWWQLITGFFVLVFLIMMTVKLVNKNKKRNNE; this comes from the coding sequence ATGCTTTACACAATAATTAAAGCTTTACACATTATTTTCATGGTAAGTTATTTTGCGGGAATTTTTTATCTCGTGAGAATTTTTGTGTACTATAAAGATACAGACGAATTTGCTGAAGAAAAGAAGAAAATTCTAAGAGAACAGTACACTTTCATGGCAAGAAGACTGTGGAATATCATCACTGTTCCGGCAGGAGTAATTATGGCTGTATGCGGTATCATAATGATCTTCCTGAATACAGGTTTAATGAAAATGCCGTGGTTTCATCTGAAACTTACCTTTTTGGCAGGGCTGGCTTTTTACCACTACTGGTGCTGGAAAAAAGTGCTTAAACTGAGAGAACTTAACGGAAATACTTTAGAAACCGCCAATATAAAACTAAGACAGGCTAATGAGATAGCCACTTTTATTTTGTTTTTAGTTGTGTTTACGGTGATCTTAAAATCTATGGTGATTGAATACTGGTGGCAGTTAATTACAGGATTTTTCGTTCTTGTATTTTTAATTATGATGACCGTAAAACTGGTCAATAAAAATAAAAAAAGAAATAATGAATAG
- a CDS encoding ABC transporter permease: MIAIFKKELWSYFGNWSAWIIIAAFSLIATLFLFFFDNDSNIFEIGIASLQSYFVLVPWLLMFIIPALSMKTFAEEQQTGTLNWLFSQPLKISDLVLGKFLSVWVVGILCLIPSLIYLYTVYVLGVPAGNIDMGMTFGSYIGLIILIAAFAGVGILASSLSQNQIMAYLLGVFMCFIMYFGIEQLASYKLLGGADFVLQNIGFYQHFLGFTRGLIDFKDVAYFVFIIGLTLALSNYFINKKK, from the coding sequence ATGATTGCAATTTTTAAGAAAGAACTTTGGAGTTACTTCGGAAACTGGAGCGCGTGGATCATTATCGCGGCCTTCAGTCTGATAGCGACTCTTTTTTTGTTTTTTTTCGATAACGATTCTAATATTTTTGAGATAGGAATCGCTTCCCTACAAAGCTATTTTGTGTTAGTTCCATGGCTGTTAATGTTCATTATTCCGGCACTTTCTATGAAAACATTTGCGGAAGAACAGCAGACAGGGACATTAAACTGGCTGTTTTCCCAGCCGCTGAAGATCTCAGATCTTGTTCTTGGAAAATTCCTTTCTGTGTGGGTAGTCGGGATCTTATGTCTTATTCCATCGCTTATTTATTTGTACACAGTGTATGTATTGGGCGTTCCTGCGGGAAATATTGATATGGGAATGACTTTCGGAAGTTATATCGGGCTGATCATTCTTATTGCCGCTTTTGCAGGAGTTGGGATTTTAGCTTCGTCACTTTCTCAGAACCAGATCATGGCTTATCTTTTAGGAGTTTTCATGTGTTTTATTATGTATTTCGGGATCGAACAGCTTGCAAGTTATAAGCTTTTAGGCGGGGCAGATTTTGTACTGCAGAACATAGGCTTTTACCAGCATTTCCTTGGCTTTACAAGAGGTCTGATCGATTTCAAAGATGTAGCTTATTTTGTTTTCATTATAGGCCTTACACTGGCATTGTCTAATTATTTCATTAATAAAAAGAAGTAG
- the gldG gene encoding gliding motility-associated ABC transporter substrate-binding protein GldG yields the protein MKKIPFKSPFGILLFIILPLTIILAVSGIRLDLTKEKRYTLSDNTIKVLESVKKPLYIEVYLEGDFPANFRQLQSETQFMLEEFRKINPKIDFKFIDPIKNKIPEDSLLSKGIYPSKLDDKKSGKISQILIYPYALIKYGKTKVTAPLIVEQSYADNDELITKSIENLEYSLVSKVKTASNERFKKVGVLVNQDELGPGEFQGFMNLALENYDAGPIIPKNQKELSLADLPLLKQMSALVIAKPRKAFTDGEKVILDQYIMNGGKTLWMIDGVNAEMDTLMRSEKLMPYPIDINMTDFFFNYGLRINPALVKDVKKFAKLKFVSGEVAGNAQYSVEPWPYFPLGIAENENPITKNINPVKFEFPTSIDTLGRKNIKTQVLFQSSERTVLKQVPNYVSLDEISTVDSLGQREKPSTPKIFAVALEGKFSSAYASRIERKSYPGFKAQSPESKMIVIADGDVGRNKVVNGNPLPLGMDVMTKEHFGNEQFLRNALDYLLDDSNLMELRNRNIEERLLDRYLINEERSYWQWFNLLLPLVIIGLLGGLFFWLRKRKFN from the coding sequence ATGAAGAAGATACCTTTTAAATCACCGTTCGGAATTTTACTTTTTATTATACTGCCTTTAACCATTATTCTGGCTGTTTCCGGAATAAGGTTAGATTTAACAAAAGAAAAAAGATACACGCTTTCTGATAATACCATCAAAGTTTTAGAATCGGTAAAAAAGCCTTTATATATTGAAGTTTATCTGGAAGGGGATTTCCCTGCCAATTTCAGACAGCTGCAGAGTGAGACCCAGTTTATGCTGGAGGAATTCAGAAAGATCAATCCTAAAATAGATTTCAAATTTATTGACCCGATCAAGAATAAAATTCCAGAAGACAGCTTACTTTCAAAAGGAATTTATCCATCCAAACTTGATGACAAAAAGAGCGGGAAAATTTCCCAGATTTTAATCTACCCTTATGCTCTTATCAAATACGGAAAGACGAAAGTAACAGCACCGCTTATTGTAGAGCAGAGCTACGCAGACAATGATGAGCTTATTACTAAGTCGATCGAAAATTTAGAATACAGTCTGGTATCGAAAGTTAAGACCGCCAGCAATGAACGTTTTAAGAAAGTAGGCGTTCTTGTGAATCAGGATGAGCTGGGCCCGGGAGAATTTCAAGGCTTTATGAATCTCGCTCTTGAAAATTATGATGCAGGTCCTATCATTCCTAAAAACCAGAAAGAACTGAGTTTAGCAGATCTTCCTCTTCTTAAACAGATGAGTGCCCTTGTCATTGCTAAACCTAGAAAAGCTTTTACAGACGGTGAAAAAGTGATTTTGGATCAGTATATCATGAACGGAGGCAAAACTCTTTGGATGATCGACGGCGTAAATGCTGAAATGGATACTTTGATGAGGTCTGAAAAGCTGATGCCGTATCCGATAGATATCAACATGACAGATTTCTTTTTTAACTACGGCTTAAGGATCAATCCAGCTTTAGTAAAAGATGTAAAGAAATTTGCTAAACTGAAATTCGTAAGCGGAGAAGTAGCCGGCAACGCACAGTATTCTGTTGAGCCCTGGCCTTATTTCCCTCTTGGAATTGCAGAAAATGAAAACCCGATCACTAAAAATATTAATCCTGTGAAATTTGAATTCCCAACTTCAATTGATACATTGGGAAGAAAAAATATCAAGACCCAGGTGCTTTTCCAGTCCAGTGAACGTACTGTTTTGAAACAGGTTCCTAATTATGTGAGTCTTGATGAAATAAGCACGGTAGACAGCTTAGGCCAGAGAGAAAAGCCGAGCACGCCGAAGATCTTTGCCGTGGCTTTGGAAGGGAAATTTAGTTCGGCTTATGCATCAAGAATTGAAAGAAAATCTTATCCAGGATTCAAAGCACAGAGTCCTGAAAGTAAAATGATCGTCATCGCAGACGGTGATGTGGGAAGAAATAAGGTAGTGAATGGAAATCCTCTGCCTTTAGGAATGGACGTTATGACCAAAGAACATTTCGGGAACGAACAGTTTCTAAGAAATGCCTTAGATTATCTGCTGGATGACAGCAATCTGATGGAACTGAGAAACCGAAATATTGAAGAAAGACTGCTGGACAGATATCTCATTAACGAAGAGAGAAGCTATTGGCAGTGGTTCAATTTACTGCTTCCGTTAGTGATTATCGGGCTTTTAGGAGGGTTGTTCTTCTGGCTGAGAAAGAGAAAATTTAATTAA
- a CDS encoding helix-turn-helix domain-containing protein, with product MEKLRKLRKQRGYTQEYMSKIIATDVSNYSKKESGSVRIYDEEWKKLAKALDVPEEEIREDRPAGVVHNDNTTFNDNSGNFNQYYTIPNSIIENLQDYIKILKEENEALKEENQKLKS from the coding sequence ATGGAAAAGCTAAGAAAGCTAAGAAAACAGAGAGGATACACTCAGGAATATATGTCTAAAATCATCGCTACAGATGTTTCCAACTATTCCAAAAAAGAAAGCGGCAGTGTAAGAATTTATGATGAAGAATGGAAAAAACTGGCTAAGGCTTTGGATGTTCCGGAGGAGGAAATAAGAGAAGACAGACCAGCTGGTGTAGTGCATAATGATAACACAACTTTCAATGATAATTCTGGTAACTTTAATCAATATTATACGATTCCCAATTCTATTATAGAAAATTTACAAGATTATATTAAAATTTTGAAAGAAGAGAATGAGGCTTTGAAGGAAGAAAATCAAAAATTGAAGTCTTAA
- a CDS encoding SDR family oxidoreductase: MKTVLITGANRSIGLETAKQLSAKGLFVYLGSRDLEKGQAVVKELNEKGFQNIKAVEIDVTNPDSIAAAKNVVESEQGKLDILINNAGILGTNPQTASETSIRDIQNVFDTNFFGVISVTQTFLELLKKSDSPRISNITSGLGSLTLHSDPNWKYYNVKTAGYGTSKAALNAYTIVLAYELKDLPFKVNVIDPGYTATDFNHHNGPGSVESAASFIVKHTLTDKDGPTGKFFSNDIEDEIGISPW, translated from the coding sequence ATGAAAACAGTATTAATTACAGGAGCCAACAGAAGCATCGGTCTTGAAACCGCCAAACAGCTTTCAGCAAAAGGATTATTCGTTTATTTGGGAAGCCGTGATCTTGAAAAAGGACAAGCGGTAGTAAAGGAACTCAATGAAAAAGGATTTCAAAATATAAAAGCAGTTGAAATAGATGTCACCAATCCCGATTCTATCGCTGCAGCAAAAAACGTTGTAGAAAGCGAGCAGGGAAAACTGGATATTCTGATCAATAATGCAGGCATCCTTGGAACAAATCCTCAAACTGCTTCAGAAACTTCTATTAGAGACATTCAGAATGTGTTTGACACTAATTTCTTCGGCGTCATAAGTGTTACGCAGACTTTTTTAGAACTGCTTAAAAAATCTGACAGTCCGAGAATCAGCAATATTACTTCCGGACTTGGATCTTTAACGCTCCACAGCGATCCGAACTGGAAATATTATAATGTGAAAACGGCAGGCTACGGAACATCAAAAGCGGCTTTGAATGCCTATACGATCGTTTTAGCTTATGAACTTAAAGACCTTCCTTTTAAAGTCAATGTGATTGATCCGGGCTATACAGCAACAGATTTTAACCACCACAACGGTCCAGGATCTGTAGAAAGTGCAGCCAGCTTTATTGTAAAACATACACTGACTGATAAAGATGGACCTACAGGAAAGTTTTTCAGCAACGATATTGAGGATGAAATAGGAATAAGTCCGTGGTAG
- a CDS encoding Crp/Fnr family transcriptional regulator yields the protein MKELFDYILRFGNLNQQQIDFIAGKTVEADLLKDEYFSEAGKISRQVGFIVEGILRVCYYNNQGEEITKYFIEENNLVVDLESFDNEICSSTYVQAVTDCKLIVFSRKDWLELLQTIVGWEAIVHKIISRALMQKVERRSPLVSEDATTRYLKFMEIYPTLLNRVPLSYIASYLGVTQSSLSRIRKNIR from the coding sequence ATGAAAGAATTATTCGACTACATTTTAAGGTTTGGAAATCTCAACCAGCAGCAGATTGATTTTATTGCAGGCAAAACGGTTGAAGCAGATCTTTTGAAAGATGAATATTTTTCAGAAGCAGGAAAAATTTCCCGTCAGGTCGGGTTTATTGTAGAAGGTATTTTACGGGTCTGCTATTATAATAATCAGGGTGAGGAAATTACGAAATACTTTATCGAAGAAAACAATCTCGTTGTAGATTTGGAAAGTTTCGATAATGAAATCTGTTCCAGTACTTATGTACAGGCCGTTACAGACTGTAAGCTCATCGTTTTTTCAAGAAAAGACTGGCTCGAACTTTTACAGACCATTGTGGGATGGGAAGCTATTGTTCATAAAATTATTTCCAGAGCACTGATGCAGAAAGTAGAAAGAAGAAGCCCGCTGGTTTCAGAAGATGCAACAACACGTTATTTAAAATTCATGGAGATTTACCCTACCCTTCTTAACCGTGTTCCTCTTTCTTATATAGCTTCTTATCTGGGTGTTACGCAGTCTTCACTCAGCAGAATAAGAAAAAACATACGCTGA
- a CDS encoding DUF2314 domain-containing protein yields MENNSFIFADGTDPKMIEAYKKAQETFKYFWREQSWEYRRIVPGLNLSCVKAAFSQEDPETGENTVEHMWINDIDFDGDHVKGYLINEPNTLTNIQPGDYFEIPLNEISDWLFAITPPAPTPKGLSKLFSSSSDPIPKAYGGFTIQKMRSDMSDSERQEHDEAWGLDFGDYNEIEVVHEQKEKPENLVEHPMSRNMKEDFVNFLKEYPNELTNVDENGLTLLHRETIAGNLSSVEVILEAGADRNLQTNHGKTPLDLAKQLQWEHLIPVLEN; encoded by the coding sequence ATGGAAAACAACTCGTTTATTTTTGCAGACGGAACCGATCCCAAAATGATTGAAGCTTACAAAAAAGCACAGGAAACCTTTAAATATTTCTGGAGAGAACAGTCTTGGGAATACAGAAGAATCGTTCCCGGACTTAATCTTTCTTGTGTAAAAGCTGCTTTTTCGCAGGAAGATCCGGAAACTGGTGAAAATACAGTAGAGCATATGTGGATCAATGATATTGATTTCGATGGTGATCATGTAAAAGGATATTTGATCAATGAGCCGAATACGCTTACCAATATACAGCCCGGAGATTATTTCGAAATCCCATTGAATGAGATCAGCGACTGGCTTTTTGCCATTACCCCACCAGCACCTACACCTAAAGGGCTTTCTAAGCTTTTCTCCTCTTCTTCTGACCCTATACCGAAAGCTTACGGCGGATTTACCATCCAGAAGATGCGTTCTGATATGTCAGATTCTGAAAGACAGGAACATGATGAAGCCTGGGGTCTAGATTTTGGAGATTATAATGAGATTGAAGTAGTTCACGAACAAAAAGAAAAACCTGAAAATCTGGTTGAACATCCTATGAGCAGAAATATGAAGGAAGACTTCGTTAATTTTCTAAAAGAATATCCTAATGAACTTACAAACGTTGATGAAAATGGATTGACGCTTCTTCACAGGGAAACGATTGCAGGGAATTTAAGTTCTGTAGAGGTTATTCTGGAAGCCGGAGCTGATAGAAATTTACAAACCAATCATGGAAAAACGCCTTTAGATTTAGCTAAACAGCTTCAATGGGAGCACCTGATTCCCGTTTTGGAAAATTAA
- a CDS encoding thermonuclease family protein, translated as MRKFRKMFFLMLLAVSNVILSQTRAKVIGIKDGDTVLVLDKDNNQVTLRLAEVDCPEKGQAFDKNAKQFTSDLVYGKQIKYYKTSSDRYGRIIAKVYFNNGKYLSEEIIKNGFGWWYYQYSSNKDLGELESEARSLKLGLWSGNETVSPWEWRKAKREASKKKRELKLSEDKIKTAI; from the coding sequence ATGAGAAAATTTAGGAAGATGTTTTTTTTGATGCTGCTGGCTGTTTCAAATGTAATTTTATCACAGACCAGAGCGAAAGTGATCGGCATAAAAGATGGAGATACAGTCTTAGTTCTTGACAAAGATAATAATCAGGTTACTTTACGTCTTGCAGAAGTAGATTGTCCGGAGAAAGGCCAGGCGTTCGACAAAAATGCAAAACAATTCACCAGCGATCTTGTTTATGGAAAACAGATTAAATATTACAAAACAAGTTCTGACAGATACGGCAGAATAATCGCTAAGGTTTACTTTAATAATGGAAAATATTTGTCTGAAGAAATTATAAAAAATGGTTTCGGATGGTGGTATTATCAATATTCCAGTAACAAAGATTTAGGAGAATTAGAATCGGAAGCGAGATCTCTTAAATTAGGACTTTGGTCTGGAAATGAGACTGTTTCCCCATGGGAATGGAGAAAGGCAAAAAGAGAAGCTTCTAAAAAGAAAAGAGAACTGAAACTTTCAGAGGATAAAATTAAAACAGCAATCTGA
- a CDS encoding DUF4268 domain-containing protein, with translation MFSKQEAQELRKEFWTAFGKSFPRKWLLYDTKVKDFAFKFNADNKKAEVSLDIEMKDELFRNAYYEKIWSLEDILKDFVGDFQKEEYFTLENGKVISRIWIEKHGISILNKNTWQQIFEFFVEKMDGFERFYYEYEDFIKDI, from the coding sequence ATGTTCAGTAAACAGGAAGCACAGGAGTTAAGAAAGGAGTTTTGGACCGCTTTTGGGAAGTCATTTCCCAGAAAATGGCTATTATATGACACTAAAGTTAAAGATTTTGCATTTAAATTTAATGCCGATAACAAAAAAGCTGAAGTATCTCTTGATATTGAGATGAAGGATGAGCTTTTTAGAAATGCTTACTACGAAAAGATCTGGTCTCTGGAAGACATTTTAAAAGATTTTGTAGGAGATTTCCAGAAAGAAGAATATTTTACGCTGGAAAACGGAAAAGTAATCAGCAGAATCTGGATAGAAAAGCACGGCATTTCTATTCTCAATAAAAATACCTGGCAGCAAATCTTCGAATTTTTTGTTGAAAAAATGGACGGATTCGAAAGGTTTTATTACGAATATGAAGATTTCATAAAAGACATTTAA
- a CDS encoding Rrf2 family transcriptional regulator: MLSKKSQYAFKALSYLVEKRNEGPILISEIAEHKKIPLKFLENILLELKKAEILDSKKGKGGGYFFKELPENVKLAKIIRLVNGPIAMLPCVSLNFYEKCDDCNEDHCGLHDVLIEVRDASLKILEEKTLMDLMD; encoded by the coding sequence ATGCTATCAAAAAAATCTCAATATGCTTTTAAGGCACTTTCATATCTTGTAGAAAAAAGAAATGAAGGCCCGATTCTTATTTCCGAAATCGCGGAACATAAAAAGATTCCATTAAAATTCTTAGAAAATATTCTGCTCGAACTTAAAAAAGCCGAAATCCTTGATAGTAAAAAAGGAAAAGGTGGAGGATACTTTTTTAAAGAACTCCCTGAAAATGTAAAACTTGCTAAAATTATCCGTCTTGTGAACGGACCTATCGCCATGCTGCCATGTGTAAGTTTGAATTTCTACGAAAAATGTGATGACTGCAATGAAGATCACTGCGGACTGCATGATGTACTGATCGAAGTTCGGGATGCTTCACTCAAAATTTTAGAAGAAAAAACGTTAATGGATCTGATGGACTAA